Sequence from the Methanosphaera cuniculi genome:
TATCAACATAGATCTTATTTTTTACTGAGATATTTTTTGTATTTGATTTTGGATTATATCCTTCTGTTTTTCGTGGTTTTTTATATATTGCTATTCCACGTTTTTGCCATGTTGGCATATGTGTTGGATTTATTCCATTTTTATAAAGTATTTCATGTAAGTCAACCTTATTAAGTTTATAAAGTTTTTGAGCTGTTTGTTTTGGTGTATATTTCTTATTTAAAGCAGTTTGAGCATATACATTTAAACAGTTACGCCATGCTTCATCTTGCCTCCATTTAAAATATTCACGAATATTATCATATGGTGTTATAATACGTGAATCAAATGAAACATTATTAAGCTTACGTAAATCAACCTTAAACTTCTTATGATTTAAATACAAATGTTTCATAAAAGATCCTGTAATATATGATGCAAATGTTGAATCTATCTTTTCAACTCGTCCATTAAATGGTATATGTTCTAGTAAAATATTAAATTCATCAGAAAATGTGTATATGTATTTAGGATTAAATTCTTGTATCACATCTTTTGCCACACTTATAAAAAGATCACGTAATCGTTCATCAAATGGCTTTTTAAGATGTAATTGTTTTGTATATTTTGAGAAATATCTACCATCAACACGAAGTATGATAGGCATTCCAGGTACTGTTTTAAGATTTGAAAATTGTTCATATTGTTTTAGCATATGCTAATTACGCCCCACTTTTAATAATTTTTTTTAAAATACTTTCGTCTTTTTGATTTCAACTACTGATTATACTAAAAAATAAGATTTTTATCAAATAAAAATGTTTTTATTAAAAAAATGAAAAAGGAGGTGTGATCATATAAATAAATTAGCTTTTTAAAAAAAAATGAAAAAATATAAATTCTATAAATATAGAAAAAAAAGTTGAGTTTATATTATTAAAAATTATATGGTTTATTTATGATGTATAACTAAATATCTTATATAATAA
This genomic interval carries:
- a CDS encoding tRNA(His) guanylyltransferase Thg1 family protein: MLKQYEQFSNLKTVPGMPIILRVDGRYFSKYTKQLHLKKPFDERLRDLFISVAKDVIQEFNPKYIYTFSDEFNILLEHIPFNGRVEKIDSTFASYITGSFMKHLYLNHKKFKVDLRKLNNVSFDSRIITPYDNIREYFKWRQDEAWRNCLNVYAQTALNKKYTPKQTAQKLYKLNKVDLHEILYKNGINPTHMPTWQKRGIAIYKKPRKTEGYNPKSNTKNISVKNKIYVDMEVEKL